Proteins encoded within one genomic window of Lactococcus garvieae:
- a CDS encoding thiolase family protein, with product MKEIVIIDALRTPVGKYDGALSDKTAAELGVHVVKNLLERHADIKDDVKQVIFGNVLQAGTGQNIARQISINSGLSNHVPASTINEVCGSGMKAVILAKQLLQLEEADVVIAGGTESMSQSPTLRHRKTGEEVLTMMSEGLTDAFNGESMGLIGETIAEQFEISREAQDAFAQHSQEKALAARESGAFEKEIVPFSDITEDETIRANSSLEKLGSLRTAFRENGTVTAGNSSPVNDGASAVILASNDYAESKNLPVLAKLLASEEVGIDPEIMGVSPIKAIRQLLERTDLSLDDIDLFEINEAFASSSVAVNQELDIPEEKVNIYGGAIALGHAIGSSGARILTTLAHALQRENKRYGIASLCIGGGLGLAVLLENPNLL from the coding sequence ATGAAAGAAATAGTAATTATCGATGCGCTTCGTACGCCTGTCGGAAAATATGATGGTGCTCTGTCAGATAAGACAGCTGCAGAACTGGGTGTTCATGTCGTTAAAAACTTACTCGAACGCCATGCAGATATTAAAGATGATGTGAAACAAGTGATTTTTGGGAATGTACTACAGGCTGGTACAGGTCAAAATATCGCGCGTCAAATCTCGATTAATAGTGGTTTGTCTAACCACGTACCTGCTTCAACGATTAATGAAGTTTGTGGTTCAGGTATGAAGGCAGTGATTCTCGCTAAACAACTTTTGCAACTCGAGGAAGCAGATGTAGTAATTGCTGGAGGGACAGAATCAATGTCTCAATCACCAACTCTACGTCACCGCAAAACTGGCGAAGAAGTACTTACCATGATGTCGGAAGGCTTGACAGATGCCTTTAATGGTGAGTCTATGGGCTTGATAGGCGAAACCATTGCTGAGCAATTTGAGATTAGCCGTGAAGCACAAGATGCGTTTGCTCAGCACTCACAAGAGAAAGCTTTAGCGGCGCGTGAATCCGGTGCTTTTGAAAAAGAGATTGTTCCTTTTTCAGATATCACGGAAGATGAAACGATTCGCGCAAATTCTTCCTTAGAAAAACTCGGTTCTCTGCGTACAGCTTTTAGGGAGAACGGAACTGTTACCGCAGGGAACTCTTCACCTGTGAACGACGGAGCTTCAGCAGTAATCTTAGCCAGCAACGATTATGCCGAGTCAAAAAACCTCCCTGTTCTGGCAAAATTACTGGCCAGTGAAGAAGTCGGTATTGACCCTGAAATTATGGGTGTTTCTCCCATTAAAGCGATACGCCAACTCTTGGAGCGTACAGATCTTAGTTTGGATGACATTGATTTATTTGAAATCAATGAAGCTTTTGCTTCATCCAGTGTGGCTGTGAACCAAGAGCTCGATATTCCAGAAGAAAAAGTGAATATATATGGTGGAGCTATTGCTTTAGGACATGCTATTGGCTCATCGGGTGCCCGTATTTTGACGAC
- a CDS encoding hydroxymethylglutaryl-CoA synthase, with protein MNIGIDKLAFFVPETYVDMTDLAVARDIDPAKFHIGIGQDQMAVNPISQDLITFATNAAAEILTEEDKQAIDMVIVGTESSVDESKASAVVVHGLLDIQPFARSIELKEACYATTAGLQMAKDHVHRHPDRKVLVIATDIAKYGLNTGGEPTQGAGAVAMLITAEPHILALNDDSVSLTQDIYDFWRPFGDAYPTVDGQFSNATYIDAFAKVWKEYARRTHLNFADFAALAFHTPYTKMGKKALLPQLENESAEVQEHLLAQYEKGIVYNRRVGNLYTGSLYLSLISLLENADNLKAGDKIGLFSYGSGTVAEFFSGQLVPGFEQHLRKSEHQALLDNRKKLSISEYEEMFSETLDSHVDQVFSDKLRFSLAELKNSTRLYRK; from the coding sequence ATGAATATTGGTATTGATAAACTTGCCTTTTTTGTTCCTGAAACCTATGTAGATATGACTGATTTGGCAGTAGCACGTGACATCGATCCCGCTAAATTTCATATTGGGATTGGGCAAGACCAGATGGCTGTCAATCCGATTAGCCAGGATCTTATTACCTTTGCAACCAATGCTGCAGCTGAAATTTTGACTGAAGAAGATAAGCAAGCCATCGACATGGTTATTGTGGGAACGGAGTCTTCTGTTGATGAGTCAAAAGCTTCGGCTGTGGTCGTCCATGGACTCCTTGATATTCAACCCTTTGCGCGTTCAATTGAACTTAAAGAAGCGTGTTATGCAACAACTGCTGGCTTACAAATGGCTAAGGACCATGTTCATCGTCATCCAGACCGTAAAGTATTGGTGATTGCTACAGATATTGCCAAATATGGCCTAAATACTGGTGGTGAACCCACCCAAGGAGCTGGAGCCGTTGCGATGCTTATCACTGCTGAACCTCACATTTTAGCTCTTAATGATGACTCTGTCAGCTTGACCCAAGACATATATGATTTTTGGCGTCCATTTGGTGACGCTTATCCTACAGTGGATGGGCAGTTTTCAAATGCCACTTATATTGATGCATTTGCTAAAGTTTGGAAAGAATACGCACGTCGTACTCACTTAAACTTTGCTGATTTTGCAGCCTTGGCTTTCCATACCCCTTATACAAAAATGGGTAAAAAAGCACTTCTTCCTCAACTGGAAAATGAAAGTGCTGAAGTTCAAGAACACCTTCTTGCACAATATGAAAAAGGTATCGTTTATAATCGCCGTGTCGGAAATCTTTATACAGGTTCCCTCTATTTAAGTCTTATTTCTCTCCTTGAAAATGCCGATAACCTAAAAGCAGGTGATAAAATCGGACTGTTCAGCTATGGCTCTGGTACGGTCGCTGAGTTTTTCTCAGGTCAGCTCGTTCCTGGTTTTGAGCAACATCTTCGCAAGTCAGAACACCAAGCTCTTCTAGACAATCGTAAAAAGCTTTCTATTTCTGAATACGAAGAAATGTTTTCAGAAACTCTTGATAGTCACGTCGATCAAGTATTCTCTGACAAGTTACGTTTCAGTTTAGCGGAGTTAAAAAATTCTACACGCCTCTATCGAAAATAA
- a CDS encoding SDR family NAD(P)-dependent oxidoreductase — MDLKLTNKLALVSGSTKGIGRAIAESLAAEGTNVIINGRSIEVVEKVVDQLRKKFPQREFYPAAYDLSVENERQVLFRAFPEVDILINNMAIFNDAKFEEIELDEWRRYFEVNSIAGIALTKFYLPKMLEKNANGRVVFIASEAAIMPSPEMPHYSMTKTMNLSLAKSLSRETVGSTVTINTVMPGSTLTEGVESLLASLYPEVASLEERSKMFMLNNRPTSTIQRLIYPEEIGNFVAYVASPLAGAFSGEALRMDGGLVPTIF; from the coding sequence ATGGATTTAAAATTAACAAACAAACTCGCTTTAGTCTCAGGATCAACAAAAGGTATTGGTCGTGCGATTGCTGAGAGTCTAGCTGCTGAAGGGACAAATGTCATCATTAATGGTCGCTCCATTGAGGTTGTCGAGAAGGTCGTTGATCAACTCAGAAAAAAATTTCCTCAGAGAGAATTCTATCCAGCAGCCTATGATTTGTCTGTAGAAAACGAACGGCAAGTTCTCTTTAGAGCTTTTCCAGAAGTGGATATTTTAATTAATAACATGGCGATATTCAATGATGCGAAATTTGAAGAAATAGAGTTAGATGAATGGCGCCGCTATTTCGAAGTTAATTCGATCGCAGGAATTGCGCTCACAAAATTCTATCTTCCTAAGATGCTTGAAAAAAATGCCAATGGACGAGTTGTCTTCATTGCTTCCGAAGCGGCAATTATGCCGAGTCCAGAGATGCCACATTACTCGATGACCAAAACAATGAATCTGTCTTTAGCCAAATCATTAAGCCGTGAAACAGTGGGCAGCACTGTGACTATCAATACCGTCATGCCAGGCTCTACATTGACAGAAGGCGTAGAAAGCCTCTTAGCCTCACTTTATCCAGAGGTAGCTTCTCTTGAAGAAAGAAGTAAAATGTTCATGTTAAATAATCGTCCCACTTCAACGATTCAACGTTTAATCTATCCAGAAGAAATTGGAAATTTTGTAGCTTATGTGGCAAGCCCTCTTGCAGGTGCTTTCTCAGGTGAAGCGCTTCGTATGGACGGTGGTTTGGTACCGACAATTTTCTAA
- a CDS encoding Spy0128 family protein yields the protein MKHLRKVLKVFTLVMITIGLFATGLLYKNSTKQHVSADKVKQAAVQKEDPIRDKGSNTARIVEKEAWWTNQEAYEANLLLKVNGSSLSGPMDVVFVLDRSGSMDMTYTDNANIAGYEGYPLFSSSCLNQDHFYLEPLRQTSEPEANADKAKVYTNNDNTLTVYNADVDQWEVIGTTPVHLFEQFTQSTAKYIPYHFKMEGGNYVRISHWDAGAKVSGKAEPGVWVHGDESEGCYDRWMLSKEAITEVTSNLLQEHPENRVALVPFSIRDSTMLEHLNYNSERMKNFRDNLVSQNAAKGYFGPSTGTSVDASGTIVGSYNSTVGWTNSVAENKAAMEDMLPRLFTTPQTDYQYGLSMAYNLLQSRSDTAKATKGAMVVFLSDGVPQSTATMRVGWAGGGGIVSFGQTDGRILAMSEAITSNDPVQIEGEPSGTYQRHDIDTSYLSHVNGSTYEAAGMGAEMLTIDYMANSAILKSMANDPQNYLEVPADNVGAGKTYLSDLLLNSTLFPGGRESVLRDKVSKYYYVPENATLPQGVTIEGNYEEKGEEQTIVWDLGDLYDYAPDGYPTINIPLVLKDEYRQVAQDTYYPTNADTSEKGTDIYDSERGIDDEDTGAKLFYKDPHNQNRYDTIGTPKLAVVPDPSKSASYQIQAAKHLSGRSLLADEFTFELLDDTGQVIQTATNDAAGQVVFDKIEYTSVGDYAYTIREKTGLDKTIDYDSASHQVTVHVKEENGQLLASATGESEAAFRNSYQPISTTIDFKATKELTGKKLQDKEFTFELLDDTDKVIQTATNDTSGQIHFDKISYTKAGNYDYVIREQQGKDAQITYDSSAYKIHVKVEDKKGQLVATPTYEHPLHFKNIYHTPEKTTPPQSGDTFSLVKIKNIWKEVTKTTDQMLPETGEGSTKAVATLGIILIVLALFTFGVTKFRGRKR from the coding sequence ATGAAACATTTAAGAAAAGTGTTAAAAGTTTTTACACTAGTGATGATAACAATAGGGCTGTTTGCTACAGGTTTACTTTATAAAAACAGTACAAAGCAACATGTAAGTGCGGATAAAGTAAAGCAAGCGGCAGTCCAAAAAGAAGACCCTATACGCGATAAAGGGAGTAACACAGCTCGTATAGTAGAAAAAGAAGCGTGGTGGACGAATCAAGAAGCATACGAAGCAAACCTTCTCTTAAAAGTAAACGGGTCGAGTCTATCAGGACCTATGGATGTCGTGTTTGTGCTCGACCGCTCAGGCAGTATGGATATGACCTATACGGACAATGCAAACATAGCTGGTTATGAGGGCTATCCCCTGTTTTCAAGTTCTTGTCTTAATCAGGATCATTTCTATCTTGAGCCTCTTCGACAAACTTCAGAACCAGAAGCAAATGCAGATAAAGCCAAAGTGTATACCAATAATGACAATACCCTCACTGTATACAATGCGGATGTAGACCAGTGGGAAGTGATCGGTACAACACCGGTTCATCTCTTTGAGCAGTTCACCCAAAGTACGGCAAAATATATTCCTTACCATTTCAAGATGGAGGGAGGAAACTATGTGCGTATCAGTCATTGGGATGCTGGAGCGAAAGTATCCGGTAAAGCAGAACCCGGTGTCTGGGTACACGGTGACGAAAGTGAAGGCTGTTATGATCGATGGATGCTATCTAAAGAAGCTATTACAGAGGTAACATCTAATCTACTTCAAGAGCACCCTGAAAACAGGGTGGCCCTCGTTCCATTCTCCATCAGAGATTCTACCATGCTTGAACATTTGAATTATAATTCTGAACGGATGAAAAATTTCAGAGATAATCTGGTTTCACAAAATGCCGCAAAAGGGTATTTTGGACCTTCTACAGGAACAAGTGTAGATGCAAGTGGCACTATTGTGGGGTCTTATAATTCCACAGTAGGTTGGACGAACAGCGTTGCGGAAAACAAAGCCGCCATGGAAGACATGCTTCCACGCCTTTTTACCACACCACAAACGGATTACCAGTATGGCTTGAGCATGGCCTATAATCTTTTACAATCACGCAGTGATACAGCGAAGGCCACTAAAGGAGCAATGGTAGTCTTTCTATCTGACGGTGTCCCTCAGAGTACAGCGACGATGAGAGTAGGTTGGGCTGGCGGAGGCGGGATAGTTTCCTTTGGCCAGACAGATGGACGAATTTTGGCAATGTCTGAAGCTATTACCAGCAATGACCCTGTCCAGATAGAAGGAGAACCGTCAGGGACCTATCAACGCCATGATATTGATACAAGCTATCTTAGCCATGTAAATGGTTCGACATATGAAGCAGCAGGTATGGGTGCCGAAATGCTGACTATCGATTATATGGCAAATAGCGCTATCCTCAAGTCCATGGCTAACGACCCTCAAAATTATCTTGAGGTTCCCGCAGATAATGTCGGGGCAGGAAAAACTTATTTAAGCGACTTACTCCTCAACTCCACTCTGTTCCCCGGAGGCCGAGAGTCAGTACTTAGAGATAAAGTGAGCAAGTACTATTATGTGCCAGAAAATGCAACTTTGCCTCAAGGCGTCACAATTGAAGGAAATTATGAAGAAAAGGGAGAAGAGCAAACGATTGTATGGGATCTTGGGGATCTTTATGACTATGCTCCCGATGGCTATCCAACCATTAATATTCCCTTAGTACTGAAAGACGAATATCGTCAAGTCGCACAAGATACATATTACCCTACCAATGCCGATACGAGCGAAAAAGGAACAGATATTTATGACTCTGAGCGAGGAATCGATGATGAGGATACCGGAGCTAAACTGTTCTATAAGGATCCACATAACCAAAATCGCTATGATACAATCGGCACACCAAAGTTGGCTGTTGTCCCTGATCCATCAAAAAGTGCAAGCTATCAGATTCAAGCAGCAAAACACCTGAGTGGACGCTCTCTCCTAGCTGATGAGTTTACTTTTGAACTCTTGGATGATACAGGACAAGTCATTCAAACCGCTACCAACGATGCCGCTGGACAAGTTGTATTTGATAAAATAGAATACACCAGTGTGGGAGATTACGCGTATACAATAAGAGAAAAAACTGGGCTTGATAAAACAATCGACTATGACTCGGCCAGTCATCAAGTGACGGTACATGTTAAAGAAGAAAATGGACAGTTGCTTGCTAGCGCAACGGGAGAGAGTGAGGCTGCTTTTAGAAACTCCTATCAACCGATAAGCACAACGATTGATTTTAAGGCCACAAAAGAGCTTACTGGTAAGAAACTTCAAGATAAAGAATTTACTTTTGAGCTATTAGACGACACAGATAAAGTCATTCAAACCGCAACCAATGATACATCCGGCCAGATTCATTTTGACAAAATATCTTATACCAAAGCGGGGAACTATGACTATGTGATACGTGAACAGCAAGGTAAAGATGCACAGATAACTTACGACTCTTCCGCTTATAAGATACATGTGAAGGTAGAAGACAAGAAGGGCCAACTTGTCGCAACACCGACCTATGAGCATCCCCTACACTTCAAAAATATTTATCACACGCCAGAAAAAACAACCCCACCTCAAAGTGGAGATACATTTAGTCTAGTGAAGATAAAAAACATATGGAAAGAAGTCACAAAAACAACAGATCAAATGCTTCCAGAGACAGGAGAAGGAAGTACAAAAGCTGTTGCAACTCTAGGTATAATCTTAATCGTTCTCGCTCTCTTTACCTTTGGAGTAACAAAGTTTAGAGGCCGTAAAAGATAA
- a CDS encoding GntR family transcriptional regulator, whose protein sequence is MKKKQPKYLVIYEDVKGKILSGEYPINSRIQDGNTLVKAYDASLMTVKKALDILVSEGFLIRRRGYGTIVKDWTKGKKAHLYAVEGSSKRHMGQMESKILTFEIEHPSVDIAQKLSIETDDFIYRIERVRYVEEVPTIIEYTYMPISIIPQLKYSHLVGSIYKYIIEELGLVIQSSFLNVKGVRPNELEKKTMHLQDTDFLMQVEQVANLDDGRIFEYSIARHLPDSFNFETVIFNS, encoded by the coding sequence ATGAAAAAGAAACAGCCCAAATATTTAGTTATTTATGAAGATGTTAAGGGAAAAATTTTGTCTGGTGAATATCCTATTAATTCTAGGATTCAGGATGGAAATACACTCGTTAAAGCATATGATGCAAGTTTAATGACCGTAAAAAAAGCCTTGGATATTCTTGTATCTGAAGGTTTTCTCATACGACGACGTGGTTATGGCACGATAGTCAAAGACTGGACCAAAGGGAAAAAAGCACATCTGTATGCAGTGGAAGGATCCTCTAAGCGCCACATGGGTCAGATGGAGTCTAAGATTTTGACATTTGAAATCGAGCATCCTAGTGTTGATATTGCACAAAAATTATCGATAGAAACAGATGATTTTATCTATCGTATTGAGCGCGTGAGGTATGTGGAAGAAGTGCCTACCATCATTGAATATACTTACATGCCCATTTCCATAATTCCGCAATTAAAATACTCTCATTTAGTGGGTTCAATATACAAATATATTATTGAAGAATTAGGACTTGTCATTCAAAGTTCCTTCCTAAATGTGAAAGGTGTGCGACCAAATGAGCTAGAAAAAAAGACCATGCATTTACAGGATACGGATTTTTTGATGCAGGTTGAACAAGTAGCAAACTTAGATGATGGACGCATCTTTGAGTATTCTATTGCCCGTCATTTGCCCGATAGCTTTAATTTTGAAACAGTTATTTTTAATAGTTAA
- a CDS encoding oxidoreductase, which translates to MLTMGFIGFGKSANRYHLPYVILRENIQVKTIFDLHINEDLAAPYIEKGVHFTTDLEEMLNDEEIQLITICTPAHTHYELAKKVIEAGKSVIVEKPFVDTLDHAKELLALGEEKGVMVAPYQNRRFDGDYLAVKQVIDRGLLGDILEVEAHIDYYRPGSITEEGPKEAGAFYGLGIHSIDRLVALFGRPESVTYDIRNNEVEEAVDNYFDVDLHYGHQLKVKVKTNHVVAQDYPRFIVHGTKGSFIKYGEDQQENDLKAGIMPETPEFGEDSPMNYGIVKYQNSNGDWIEKQIKTPVGDYGRYYDAAYETIINGKEKLVKNEEVLTNIELLENGFTQASPSVYRLSTLD; encoded by the coding sequence ATGCTTACAATGGGATTTATCGGATTTGGGAAATCGGCAAACCGCTACCATCTTCCTTATGTTATTTTGCGTGAAAACATACAGGTTAAAACAATTTTTGATTTGCACATCAATGAGGATCTTGCCGCACCTTATATTGAAAAGGGTGTTCATTTTACAACAGATTTAGAGGAGATGTTGAATGATGAGGAAATTCAACTTATTACAATTTGTACCCCTGCCCACACGCACTATGAATTAGCTAAAAAAGTCATCGAAGCTGGGAAATCGGTGATTGTTGAAAAACCTTTCGTCGATACTTTAGACCATGCAAAAGAGTTACTTGCCTTGGGTGAAGAAAAGGGCGTGATGGTTGCTCCTTATCAAAACCGACGCTTTGATGGAGATTACCTTGCTGTGAAACAAGTGATTGATCGTGGATTATTAGGAGATATTTTAGAAGTAGAAGCGCACATTGACTACTATCGTCCTGGCTCAATTACAGAAGAAGGGCCAAAAGAAGCAGGTGCATTTTATGGTTTAGGCATCCATTCAATCGACAGATTGGTTGCGTTGTTTGGTCGCCCAGAATCTGTAACTTACGACATCCGTAACAATGAAGTTGAAGAAGCTGTAGATAATTACTTTGATGTTGATTTACACTATGGACATCAGTTAAAAGTAAAAGTGAAAACGAATCATGTTGTTGCTCAAGATTATCCGCGATTTATTGTTCATGGTACAAAAGGATCATTTATTAAATATGGCGAAGATCAACAAGAAAATGATTTGAAAGCGGGAATCATGCCAGAAACGCCAGAGTTTGGCGAAGATAGCCCCATGAATTATGGTATCGTTAAATATCAAAACTCAAACGGTGACTGGATTGAAAAACAAATTAAAACACCTGTCGGCGATTATGGACGCTACTACGATGCTGCGTATGAAACCATCATCAATGGTAAAGAAAAATTGGTAAAAAATGAAGAAGTTCTCACAAATATCGAATTACTTGAAAATGGCTTCACACAAGCTTCTCCTTCAGTTTATCGTTTAAGCACTTTGGATTAG